A section of the Chelonoidis abingdonii isolate Lonesome George unplaced genomic scaffold, CheloAbing_2.0 scaffold0483, whole genome shotgun sequence genome encodes:
- the LOC116829469 gene encoding olfactory receptor 51G2-like: MMSAVNDTNFNSAVFLLTGIPGQEDVYLWISVPFCFMYVISIVGNSVILFIIKTDPSLHEPMYIFLSMLAVTDIGLSTATMSTTLGIFLFNAREISVDACLAQLFFIHSLSGIESSVLLLMAFDRFVAISNPLRYASILTLPRIAKMGLVCVLRGVAVVFPLPFLLKRSQYCQANVLSRSYCLNQEIMKMACSDIRVSSIYGLVATVSIAMLDSLLILLSYIMILKTVLSIASHAECVRALSTCISHLCAVLLFYTPGIGLSIVQRFGNSSSPLLQILMGYVYLLVPPMMNPIVYSVKSKHLRARIIMAFKK, from the coding sequence ATGATGTCAGCTGTCAATGACACCAACTTCAATTCTGCAGTGTTCCTTCTCACCGGGATACCTGGGCAGGAAGATGTCTATCTCTGGATCTCTGTCCCCTTCTGCTTCATGTATGTTATTTCTATAGTAGGAAATTCTGTCATTctgttcattataaaaacagatccaagccttcatgagcccatgtacattttcctttccatgttggcCGTCACAGACATTGGTTTATCGACAGCCACTATGTCAACAACACTGGGTATATTCTTGTTTAACGCTAGGGAGATCAGCGTTGATGCCTGTTTAgcccagctgttcttcatccattcACTTTCAGGCATTGAATCCTCTGTGCTCTTGTTGATGGCTTTTGACCGCTTTGTCGCAATCTCTAACCCACTGAGATATGCCTCCATATTAACCCTGCCAAGAATAGCCAAgatgggactggtgtgtgtgctaAGAGGGGTTGCCGTAGTGTTCCCACTGCCCTTTCTCCTGAAACGTTCCCAATACTGTCAAGCCAATGTCCTCTCCCGTTCCTACTGCTTGAACCAAGAGATCATGAAGATGGCTTGTTCAGATATCAGAGTCAGCAGCATCTATGGCTTGGTTGCCACAGTCTCCATAGCGATGTTGGACTCGCTGCTCATCCTGCTATCTTATATTATGATTCTGAAAACAGTGCTGAGCATTGCCTCCCATGCGGAGTGTGTCAGGGCACTgagcacctgcatctcccacctctgtgcagtccTCCTCTTCTACACACCAGGGATTGGCTTGTCTATAGTACAGAGATTCGGGAATAGCTCTTCTCCTTTGCTTCAGATTCTCATGGGCTATGTTTACCTGTTGGTCCCGCCCATGATGAACCCAATTGTGTACAGTGTGAAAAGCAAACACCTTCGTGCAAGGATAATCATGGCATTCAAAAAGTGA